The following proteins are encoded in a genomic region of Alnus glutinosa chromosome 8, dhAlnGlut1.1, whole genome shotgun sequence:
- the LOC133874546 gene encoding UPF0235 protein At5g63440 isoform X1, translating into MPKRTTHTYSSEDAAPEGPDSDLFVYYCKHCGSHVLITDTQLQKMPKRKTDKAYVLDKNKHLARLNINDAGKVLLKRGEGRLEKQFRMNCMGCGLFVCYRSEEDLEVAPFVYVVDGALSTVAAETNPQDAPVPPCISQLEGGLVQVAIEVEDRAQRSAITRVNADDVRVTVAAPAARGEANNELLEFMGKVLGLRLSQMTLQRGWNNKSKLLVVEDLSARQVYEKLLEAVQP; encoded by the exons ATGCCGAAGAGAACAACACATACGTACTCAAGCGAGGACGCGGCTCCGGAGGGACCGGACTCCGATCTCTTCGTCTATTACTGCAAGCACTGTGGCTCTCACGTCCTCATAACAG ataCCCAGTTGCAGAAAATGCCCAAAAGGAAGACTGACAAAGCATATGTGTTGGACAAGAACAAGCATCTTGCGAGGCTGAACATTAATGATGCAGGAAAAGTTCTCTTGAAACG GGGTGAAGGGAGACTGGAGAAGCAATTCCGTATGAACTGTATGGGTTGTGGGCTCTTTGTCTGCTACCGCTCGGAAGAAGATCTGGAAGTTGCTCcttttgtttatgttgttgatggTGCACTTAGTACAGTTGCTGCTGAAACTAACCCACAG GATGCTCCTGTTCCACCCTGTATATCACAGTTAGAAGGAGGGCTTGTTCAAGTTGCTATAGAAGTTGAAGACCGTGCCCAACGCTCAGCCATCACAA GAGTGAATGCTGATGATGTTCGTGTTACTGTGGCTGCACCTGCAGCCCGTGGGGAAGCTAACAATGAACTGTTGGAATTCATGGGCAAA GTGTTGGGTCTGAGACTGAGCCAGATGACTCTTCAGAGAGGGTGGAATAACAAATCAAAACTCCTTGTG
- the LOC133875100 gene encoding uncharacterized protein LOC133875100, with the protein MCGLEPETSGHILWWCESARAVWGMCGGYLQKSLVVSDDFLSIFEYLCDRLNNEVLELFAVIAYKLWLRRNRAVFDDLLMLPSCLLKGATEMLEEFRQSHGVATSLANDRQATSSQWVKPSAGTVKINWDATLCSRKKIMGVGVVARDATGAVKAALCSYLPYVTDPSVAESLGVRKAVELGRDMGFPSIMLEGDAREVVLGLRNPDACRGSLHSVLLECRFLLESFQFMECKSCAS; encoded by the coding sequence ATGTGTGGTTTGGAACCTGAGACGAGTGGTCACATTTTATGGTGGTGTGAGTCTGCTCGGGCAGTTTGGGGAATGTGTGGAGGGTATTTACAGAAGAGTTTGGTGGTTTCAGATGACTTTCTGAGCATTTTTGAGTATCTGTGTGATAGGCTCAATAATGAGGTGTTAGAGCTTTTTGCAGTCATAGCATATAAGCTTTGGCTCCGTCGGAATAGAGCTGTTtttgatgatttgttgatgCTTCCCTCTTGTTTGTTGAAAGGGGCCACAGAAATGTTAGAAGAATTTCGTCAAAGCCACGGCGTAGCTACGAGTCTTGCTAATGATCGCCAAGCCACCTCTTCACAGTGGGTCAAACCGAGTGCGGGTACAGTTAAGATTAATTGGGATGCAACTTTGTGTTCTAGGAAGAAGATTATGGGCGTAGGGGTGGTGGCCAGGGACGCTACAGGGGCTGTGAAGGCAGCTTTGTGCTCTTATTTGCCCTATGTTACAGATCCTTCTGTGGCTGAATCCCTTGGAGTTCGTAAGGCAGTAGAGCTTGGCCGGGATATGGGATTCCCTTCTATTATGCTTGAAGGTGACGCTAGAGAGGTTGTGTTAGGTTTAAGGAATCCAGATGCTTGCAGGGGTAGCCTTCATAGTGTGCTTCTGGAATGTCGATTTCTCTTAGAGTCTTTTCAGTTCATGGAGTGTAAATCATGTGCGTCGTGA